A window from Engraulis encrasicolus isolate BLACKSEA-1 chromosome 13, IST_EnEncr_1.0, whole genome shotgun sequence encodes these proteins:
- the csrnp3 gene encoding cysteine/serine-rich nuclear protein 3: MSGILKRKFEEVEVEVEVEPAPAAAPASPCTSPPHSAATTTASAPEGDEASSGESGNSRDSLSPTAPRLSPSSILKREKRMRVRRVHFETVTVYYFSRRQGFTSVPSQGGSTLGMSSRHSCVRQYTLGEFAREQERIHRDMLRDHLKEEKLNSLKMRLTKNGAIESEEADTLTLDDISEDELDLDNTEVDEYFFLQPLTTRKRRALLRSSGVRKLDVEEKHELRAIRISREDCGCDCRVFCDPETCACSMAGIKCQVDRMSFPCGCSKEGCSNSTGRIEFNPIRVRTHFLHTIMKLELEKSREQQQQAVAQQQQQVATGNGFHGDGTNGHCGGGPLAQTPQASPHGLEFSLPDSVQQTAIMHLQTAEEMDEGLEEDDEEEEEDEEDEEDEEDDEEEENEEDEEDDEESEENSSLCSGLSDSSTQSLAASDSEDEEDDDEDEEEEEEEEEEVEEENQENFPRRLINGNTTNPPTTTTSATISSSATTNNTTATTTTTLNSNISNGNDSYDASVDTNCNPSAPGTNPESLCYTNGVGGAQDCHTNGNGVFMGPPPEYYQLKNATTTTTAPANQETFQETSQVFHDRNGAMITNGNGVVVPQVGPFGLAPVQQYTDYMQQSTDDQFSSTNNNTCHYTMLTNGTPSSPSPSSSSPVISCLTSEQDKAALPAKLGFAEQPGQNSLMQIEFQNYLNNNNGHEHYATNGNCFGPEALGAEGVHSMPEVPVLVPDPTKGPPLLESLQEVTPV; the protein is encoded by the exons CCTCCTCCATCCTGAAGCGGGAGAAGCGCATGCGCGTGCGGCGGGTGCACTTCGAGACGGTGACGGTGTACTACTTCAGCCGGCGCCAGGGCTTCACCAGCGTGCCCAGCCAGGGGGGCAGTACGCTGGGCATGTCCAGCAGGCACAGCTGCGTGCGGCAGTACACGCTGGGCGAGTTCGCCCGCGAGCAGGAGCGCATCCACCGAGACATGCTGCGCGACCACCTCAAGGAGGAGAAGCTCAACTCACTCAAGATGAGG CTGACCAAGAACGGCGCCATAGAGTCAGAGGAGGCCGACACGCTGACCCTGGACGACATCTCGGAGGACGAGCTGGACCTGGACAACACAGAGGTGGACGAGTACTTCTTCCTGCAGCCGCTGACCACCAGGAAGCGCCGCGCGCTGCTGCGCTCCTCGGGCGTGCGCAAGCTGGACGTGGAGGAGAAGCACGAGCTGCGCGCCATCCGCATCTCTCGCGAGGACTGCGGCTGTGACTGCAGGGTCTTCTGCGACCCGGAGACCTGCGCCTGCAGCATGGCGGGCATCAAGTGCCAG GTGGACCGCATGTCCTTCCCGTGCGGCTGCTCCAAGGAGGGCTGCAGCAACTCCACCGGCCGCATCGAGTTCAACCCCATCCGTGTGCGCACCCACTTCCTGCACACCATCATGAAGCTGGAGCTGGAGAAGAGCcgcgaacaacaacaacaggcagtcgcccagcaacagcagcaggtcGCCACAGGCAACGGTTTCCACGGAGACGGCACCAATGGACACTGTGGTGGCGGGCCGCTAGCCCAGACCCCACAGGCGTCTCCTCACGGCCTGGAGTTCTCCCTGCCCGACTCGGTCCAGCAGACGGCCATCATGCACCTGCAGACGGCCGAGGAGATGGACGAAGGGCTGGAGGAGGAtgacgaagaagaggaggaggacgaggaagacgaggaggacgaggaagacgatgaggaggaagagaacgaggaagatgaggaggatgacgaAGAGTCGGAGGAGAACAGCAGTTTGTGCAGCGGGCTGTCGGACTCCAGCACTCAGAGCCTGGCTGCCAGTGACTCGGAGGACGAAGAggacgatgatgaagatgaggaggaggaagaggaggaggaagaggaggtggaggaggagaatcaGGAGAACTTCCCACGCAGGCTGATCAATGGCAACACGACCaatcctcccaccaccaccacctccgctacCATCTCCAGCTCTGCCACCACCAATAACACCAccgccactactactaccaccctCAATTCCAACATCAGCAATGGTAATGATAGTTATGACGCTAGTGTTGACACTAACTGCAACCCCTCTGCTCCTGGGACGAACCCAGAGTCTCTGTGCTACACCAATGGCGTAGGAGGAGCACAGGACTGTCACACCAATGGCAACGGCGTCTTCATGGGTCCCCCTCCAGAGTACTACCAGCTGAAGAACGCTACCACGACAACCACAGCTCCAGCCAATCAGGAGACATTCCAAGAAACTTCACAAGTGTTCCACGATAGGAATGGAGCCATGATCACCAATGGCAACGGGGTGGTGGTTCCACAGGTGGGTCCATTTGGCCTGGCTCCTGTGCAGCAGTACACAGACTACATGCAGCAGTCAACAGACGACCAGTTCTCCTCCACAAATAACAACACCTGCCACTACACCATGCTGACCAATGGTACGCCttcgtctccttctccttcttcttcttctcctgtcaTTTCCTGCCTCACCTCAGAGCAGGACAAAGCCGCCCTGCCTGCCAAACTGGGGTTTGCAGAGCAGCCAGGACAGAACAGTCTCATGCAGATTGAGTTCCAGAACTACCTGAACAATAATAATGGACATGAGCACTATGCCACCAATGGCAACTGCTTTGGGCCAGAGGCGTTGGGTGCTGAGGGGGTACACAGTATGCCCGAGGTACCGGTGCTGGTTCCAGACCCCACCAAGGGGCCTCCGCTCCTGGAGAGCCTGCAGGAGGTCACTCCTGTCTAG